The region GACGCCATCTCAGCAAGATATAAGGTCATATAACGACCTATAAGTCCATGGATTTGATCCCAGGCGCGCAAGGTCGGATGAACGATCGCTGACGCGAAGAGGGTGGCACAGGGTCGAGGGTGTGAGCCGCCTTAACCCACGTGAAACATTTTACCGTCCGGAATGTCGGGTCGCGGGACGGTCGGGACTTAGCCGCCTCGGACTCTGGCCACGGCTCGCCGTTGATCCTCGGCGCGAGCCAACGCTCACCCGGATGCGATGCGAGTGTATACCCGTGGCAGGCGAGCGGGAGGCTGTCTGACAGAGGAAAGGCCCGACGGTCCGAGCATCGGCACCCGAAGCGGTCGCGCCAACAAACCGGCGCGCGCCCTAAGCTGGCGCGCCCTACGGGACTCGAACCCGTGTTTCCGCCGTGAAAGGGCGATGTCCTAGACCGCTAGACGAAGGGCGCGGGGGCGGCGCGACATATAGAGAGCTTTGCCAAAGGGAGCAAGCGAGCCGGCGCGCCGCGGTTAACCTGTCAGGTTTCTGGGCAGAGTTTGTGACTACCACCGGCCAGTATTCGGCATCGACGCCCATGGCTCCTTCGGCGGGAGTGCCGCACCTTTCTGCAAAAGCTCGATCGAATGGCGATCAGGGGAGCGCACAAAGGCCATCATGCCGTCTCGCGGAGGGCGGTTGATTGTCACCTTGGCTTTCATTAGTCGCTCGCAGACCGCATAAATGTCGTCGACCTCGTAGGCGAGGTGACCAAAATACCGCGCCTCGCCATAGTCCTCTGTGTCCCAATTGTAGGTGAGCTCAATCAGCGGCGCCCCGCGACCCTTGCCGCGATCGGCTTGGGTGACCAGATCTACATCGTCGGGAGCGGCGAGGAA is a window of Alphaproteobacteria bacterium DNA encoding:
- a CDS encoding VOC family protein, with the protein product MRYLHTMLRVRNLDDALDFYCNKLGLQERHRRVDEKNRYTLVFLAAPDDVDLVTQADRGKGRGAPLIELTYNWDTEDYGEARYFGHLAYEVDDIYAVCERLMKAKVTINRPPRDGMMAFVRSPDRHSIELLQKGAALPPKEPWASMPNTGRW